The genomic DNA TGACGTATATTGACCTTCGGTATTATACAAGGGGCTTGTGGGTTTGTGAAGGTCGGTTTGATCCGAAGCTGAAGAACTCCATCGCCCCATCTATCTGGCTTTCCGCCTGATCGATCCATCTGTCCAGGTGTTCCGGCGACAGCCAGGGAGCGATTTTGCCGGAAAACTTCATAGGAGGCATGACCTTGCTACCGCTGGTCCCTATATCCAGAGCTATAGCTATCATGTCCGACAGGGCTATGACGTTGGCCTCCAGCTCCAACCCTTTGGCCATGGCGGGGTTATGGTGAAATCTGACGATAGACTGGAGTGGATCGGGAATGCCCCACATTTTCAGCAGTTTTCCCCCTACCCTTCCGTGATCGAACCCTACGGCCTCCCTCTCCGCCTCGTAGAGCGGGGTCTGCTTTGAATAGGAGAGGTATATAGCCGCCTCCATCTGAAAGGGCATCCTCTCTACCATGATCAGCCTTCCGAGGTCGTGAAGGGTTCCACCGGTGAAGAGAAGCTCCTGATCCAGCTTAAGGTCCTTAGCTATCAGCTTGGCTATTATGGCTGTCGCCAGTGAGTGACGCCAGAATTCCTCCATGGTGAGGTATTCCGGGGACAGGTCGTCGAAAATCGATATAACCGAAACCCCTAAAGCGAGGGTGGAAAGCTGTTTAGCCCCTAAAAGGGTAATTGCCCTAGCCACCGTGTTCACCGGCGAAGAGGGAGAGTAAACAGGGCTATTGACCAACCTGAGGAGCCTGGCGGTCAGATTGGTGTCCATCCCGACCACCGCCGCTAGGTCGGAGGAGGAGCTTATCGGTGACTTTAGGCACTCTACGATGCGGTAATAGACGTCCGGCAGCGACACCAGGTCGGGATGGCTCTCCAGCAGCTGCATGACCGACAGGTAGGAAGGAATCCCTTTGCCTCTGGAGCCTACCGGACGGGATATAAAGCTCTCTCCTTTGGTCGGGTCCACAGGCCTTTTTAACGCTCTGTCGTAGAGATAGGATACCAAAGGGTCATCCATCGGGAGGGGCGAAAATTTCTTCGCTACCTTTATTCCCCTGGAGATCATATCGTCTCCTTGCCCCTGTCCCCTGTCCTGCCTGTCCACCACCTCAACCTGATATATCCCCCACTCCCTGAGGCTTTGCATATAGTGGTCCGTTATCACCGTACCGCTGGGGAGCAGCTTCAGGCCAGATCGGTCTACGACGTCGCTGGACAGGACCATCCCTCTTCTAAGTCGATCTACGGTTATCTTGGTCATGCCGCCTTCTCACCTCCGTTTTCGATTGGTCAAAAGGGAAAACTAAATCCCACTGAAGAAGTTGTGTTTTCCTCCCTATGGTCCTATACTATTATCCATAGGGGAAACTTTTAACGTATCCTTGCAAAGAGCATTGGAGGAATGGAACATGAACGGAACAGCTTTGTTGGAGGTCCGAGACCTGTGCGTCGAGGTAGAGGGACAGCCGGTCCTCAAAGGGGTCTCCCTGGACATAGGGGAAGGGGAGATCCACGCCGTCTTCGGTCCCAACGGCTCCGGTAAGACCACCCTTCTGGGCAGCATAATGGGGCTTGGCAAATACGATATCACCTGTGGTTCCATCCTCTTCAAGGGACAGGATATCACAGGTTTTTCCGTGGACCAACGGGCTAGCTTAGGAATTGGGATGTCTTTTCAGAGGCCTCCTACCATCCACGGCGTAAGGCTTAGGTCCCTTCTGGAGCTCTGTGAGTCGGACAAAGAGGAGATAGAGACCTTGGCGGAAAGCCTCAACGTGTTGCCTTTTTTGGACAGAGAGGTAAACGCCGGCCTTTCCGGCGGAGAGCTGAAGAGGGTGGAGCTGCTTCAGCTGCTCCTTCAGAGGCCCGACCTGGTGTTTTTGGACGAGCCCGAGTCAGGGGTCGATCTCGAGAACATGGCCTTAATCGGCAGAGCCTCTGCGTCGGTGCTGGGCCGAGAGAGACCTCTCGTATGCGGTCCTGGATGTGACGGATCCTCCTGTCACAGAGAGCTTTCCATAAAGGAGATGAAGGAAAGACGGCACAAGGCGGGGCTCCTCATAACCCACACGGGAAATATAATGGACTACGTCAACGTCGACAGAGGCCACGTCATGATGGACGGCAAGATAGTATGTTCGGGAAACGCCAGGGAGATACTGTCCGAGATACGCCGAAGCGGCTATTCCGAGTGCTTCCGCTGCATGATAAAAGAAGAGGTGAAAAGATGATCTCCCCGGTTGAACGGTTATCGGACCTGTCGGAACAGGACAGAGGTACTCTTGTGAAAAGCGGCATCGACCCGGAGGCCAAGGTATCCGGCAGCTTTATGCTGGCGGATCACTCCACGGTACACTGCAACTGCTCCGACCCAGAGGTGGAGGTCCTCCCTATCTCCA from Dethiosulfovibrio salsuginis includes the following:
- a CDS encoding HDOD domain-containing protein, translated to MTKITVDRLRRGMVLSSDVVDRSGLKLLPSGTVITDHYMQSLREWGIYQVEVVDRQDRGQGQGDDMISRGIKVAKKFSPLPMDDPLVSYLYDRALKRPVDPTKGESFISRPVGSRGKGIPSYLSVMQLLESHPDLVSLPDVYYRIVECLKSPISSSSDLAAVVGMDTNLTARLLRLVNSPVYSPSSPVNTVARAITLLGAKQLSTLALGVSVISIFDDLSPEYLTMEEFWRHSLATAIIAKLIAKDLKLDQELLFTGGTLHDLGRLIMVERMPFQMEAAIYLSYSKQTPLYEAEREAVGFDHGRVGGKLLKMWGIPDPLQSIVRFHHNPAMAKGLELEANVIALSDMIAIALDIGTSGSKVMPPMKFSGKIAPWLSPEHLDRWIDQAESQIDGAMEFFSFGSNRPSQTHKPLV
- a CDS encoding ABC transporter ATP-binding protein; protein product: MNGTALLEVRDLCVEVEGQPVLKGVSLDIGEGEIHAVFGPNGSGKTTLLGSIMGLGKYDITCGSILFKGQDITGFSVDQRASLGIGMSFQRPPTIHGVRLRSLLELCESDKEEIETLAESLNVLPFLDREVNAGLSGGELKRVELLQLLLQRPDLVFLDEPESGVDLENMALIGRASASVLGRERPLVCGPGCDGSSCHRELSIKEMKERRHKAGLLITHTGNIMDYVNVDRGHVMMDGKIVCSGNAREILSEIRRSGYSECFRCMIKEEVKR